The following are encoded in a window of Sphaerisporangium siamense genomic DNA:
- a CDS encoding single-stranded DNA-binding protein: MEAIPHRNMVTLVGRVSKVPTMRELPSGDRVTSWGLAVRRPAGHPSNKKSDGIACVAFDCEVSAVVTHWELNDVVSVEGALHHRFRGTSGMGASTYEVEVHRARRVQQAPTSRRTTTGAGAMAESEVAAAAAREVASARRAGSWAPLPVAIEVGAGQGLIAGTGKGLVGGEGTEDQPGARLGAE; this comes from the coding sequence ATGGAAGCGATTCCGCACCGCAACATGGTCACGTTGGTGGGGCGCGTGTCCAAGGTTCCCACCATGAGAGAGCTGCCCAGTGGCGACCGGGTGACGAGCTGGGGGCTCGCCGTCCGGCGGCCCGCCGGGCATCCGAGCAACAAGAAGTCCGACGGCATCGCCTGCGTGGCCTTCGACTGCGAGGTGTCGGCCGTCGTGACCCATTGGGAACTGAACGACGTCGTCAGCGTCGAGGGAGCGCTGCATCACCGTTTCCGAGGGACCTCCGGCATGGGCGCCAGCACCTACGAGGTCGAGGTCCATCGGGCCCGAAGGGTCCAACAGGCCCCGACCTCCCGCAGGACCACCACGGGAGCCGGTGCCATGGCCGAGTCCGAGGTCGCGGCGGCTGCTGCGCGTGAGGTGGCCTCGGCCAGGAGGGCCGGCTCGTGGGCGCCGCTACCGGTCGCCATCGAGGTCGGGGCAGGTCAGGGACTGATCGCGGGGACGGGCAAGGGGTTAGTCGGTGGTGAAGGTACGGAGGATCAACCCGGTGCGAGGCTTGGGGCCGAATGA
- a CDS encoding DUF1015 family protein, whose translation MPGMAISELPSPDGLVLRPFRGVRFAVDDLAAVTSPPYDLITREDVRPLLDVHSNNVVRLILPGTDQQRYGEARETLLAWLRSGVLAVDEAPAVYVYEQSGPGLLLRGLIGDLALSDPKDGIVLPHEDVMPGTVADRLALMRTTESNLEPIFLLYDGNSTTPQRNVDHLSPDRPAVSHDTLDRSHRDAGGIEHDEGGRERGGRDAGEGGLRGGALARLIAETATRPPLVNVRTDDGIDHRLWALTDSAELDVVATGLRPHKALIADGHHRYATYLALQRDYHAQGRGQGPWDYGLALLVDSTAYPPQLQAIHRVIPGLPLKEAAARAKGSWQVHEHARLEDALAALATVEGPAFVLAGAGPSHLLTDPDPVQVTHAMPPSRSTRWKSLNTSILSEFLLPKVWGLHDDERTVRIVHHDPLLAAQMARRESGTAVIVPSLTVEDVYAIAAGGERVPRKSTSFGPKPRTGLILRTFTTD comes from the coding sequence ATGCCCGGTATGGCGATTTCTGAACTGCCGTCGCCGGACGGACTGGTCCTACGGCCATTCCGCGGCGTGCGTTTCGCCGTCGACGATTTGGCCGCCGTCACCTCCCCGCCGTATGACCTGATCACGCGGGAAGACGTGCGGCCTCTTCTTGACGTTCACTCGAACAACGTGGTGCGGCTGATCCTTCCCGGCACCGACCAGCAGCGATACGGCGAGGCCCGCGAGACCTTGCTCGCGTGGCTGCGATCCGGCGTGCTCGCCGTGGACGAGGCCCCGGCCGTGTACGTGTACGAGCAGAGCGGGCCCGGTCTCCTGCTGCGCGGCCTCATCGGCGACCTCGCCCTCTCCGACCCCAAGGACGGGATCGTGCTCCCCCACGAGGACGTGATGCCCGGCACGGTCGCCGACAGGCTCGCCCTCATGAGGACGACCGAGAGCAACCTGGAACCGATCTTCCTCCTCTACGACGGCAACAGCACCACTCCCCAGCGCAACGTCGATCACCTCAGCCCCGACCGCCCCGCAGTCAGCCACGACACCCTCGATCGCAGCCATCGGGATGCCGGGGGTATCGAACACGACGAGGGCGGACGCGAGAGGGGCGGACGCGACGCGGGCGAGGGAGGTCTCAGGGGTGGGGCTTTGGCACGGCTCATCGCGGAGACCGCCACACGTCCGCCGCTCGTCAACGTCCGTACCGACGACGGCATCGACCACCGCCTCTGGGCCCTCACGGACTCCGCCGAGCTGGACGTCGTCGCCACCGGGCTGCGTCCGCACAAAGCGTTGATCGCCGACGGTCATCACCGCTACGCGACCTACCTGGCGCTGCAGCGCGACTACCACGCCCAGGGACGCGGCCAGGGGCCCTGGGACTACGGTCTCGCCCTGCTGGTCGACTCGACGGCCTACCCGCCGCAACTGCAGGCGATTCACCGGGTCATCCCCGGGCTGCCCTTGAAGGAGGCGGCGGCGCGCGCCAAAGGCTCCTGGCAGGTGCACGAACACGCCCGCCTGGAGGACGCCCTGGCGGCCCTGGCCACGGTGGAGGGGCCGGCCTTCGTGCTGGCGGGCGCCGGGCCGAGCCACCTTCTCACCGACCCTGACCCCGTGCAGGTCACCCACGCGATGCCCCCGTCGCGATCGACGCGCTGGAAGTCGTTGAACACGTCCATCTTGTCCGAATTCCTCCTTCCGAAGGTCTGGGGCCTGCACGACGACGAACGAACCGTGCGCATCGTCCACCACGACCCCCTGCTCGCCGCCCAGATGGCCCGCCGGGAATCGGGGACCGCCGTGATCGTGCCCTCGCTCACCGTCGAGGACGTGTACGCCATCGCCGCCGGGGGCGAACGCGTGCCCCGCAAGTCCACGTCATTCGGCCCCAAGCCTCGCACCGGGTTGATCCTCCGTACCTTCACCACCGACTAA
- a CDS encoding tetratricopeptide repeat protein, translating into MTQGRSGPSDPPGNEPSAPAGDVYEWFQRGIKLLKDGSPAAAAAILARAADAEPESRSIREALARAQFNSRRYEDAADSFRWIVAANPTEDYAYFGLGMSLWRTGDMEAAQEPLAIAVAMRPDLRDYVSALKQVRATLRARGA; encoded by the coding sequence ATGACGCAGGGACGAAGCGGCCCGTCTGATCCCCCCGGCAACGAGCCGAGCGCTCCCGCGGGTGATGTCTACGAGTGGTTCCAGCGAGGAATCAAGCTGCTGAAGGACGGCAGTCCCGCGGCGGCGGCGGCCATCCTCGCACGGGCGGCCGACGCTGAGCCCGAATCCCGCAGCATTCGCGAGGCCCTCGCCAGGGCGCAGTTCAACTCGCGTCGCTACGAGGACGCCGCCGACAGTTTCCGCTGGATCGTCGCCGCGAACCCTACTGAGGACTACGCGTACTTCGGCCTCGGCATGTCCCTGTGGCGCACCGGCGACATGGAGGCCGCCCAGGAACCCCTGGCCATCGCGGTGGCCATGCGCCCCGACTTGCGGGACTACGTCTCGGCCCTGAAACAGGTAAGAGCCACCCTACGAGCAAGAGGCGCGTAA
- a CDS encoding HAD-IIA family hydrolase, whose product MDSVLIGSYDTLLLDLDGVVYLGGQAVPGAPEALVRARDAGVRLAYVTNNASRTPAAIAAHLASLGAPASPDDVVTSSQAAARLVAERMPAGSAVLVVGGMGLRTAVRAQGLRPVSTAAEEPVAVVQGISPDLSYGLLREGALAVRQGAWFVAANADITMPTNQGQVPGNGAMTRVIATATGVEPVVAGKPEPPLHRESILRTGAERPLIVGDRLDTDIEAATRAKVDSLLVLTGVTGPMDLLTAPPEHRPTHIGADLSALLQPPAPVAHEGDRWTREDWTARWEDGRLRLTGQGQTLDGLRVACAAVWAHTTADRPDEDTLKQAAEALDL is encoded by the coding sequence ATGGATTCTGTGTTGATCGGGTCTTATGACACGTTGTTGCTTGATCTGGACGGGGTCGTCTATTTGGGAGGGCAGGCCGTGCCCGGGGCGCCGGAGGCGCTGGTTCGGGCGCGGGATGCCGGTGTGCGCCTGGCATATGTCACGAACAACGCGTCGCGTACCCCGGCCGCGATCGCCGCGCACCTGGCCTCGCTGGGTGCGCCCGCGTCCCCTGACGACGTGGTGACCTCCTCGCAGGCCGCCGCGCGGTTGGTCGCCGAGCGGATGCCCGCGGGGTCGGCCGTGCTCGTGGTCGGGGGGATGGGATTGCGGACGGCCGTGCGGGCGCAGGGCCTGCGGCCGGTGTCGACGGCGGCCGAGGAGCCGGTCGCGGTGGTACAGGGCATCTCGCCGGATCTTTCGTATGGACTTCTGAGGGAGGGTGCGCTCGCCGTGCGCCAGGGGGCGTGGTTCGTCGCCGCCAACGCCGACATCACCATGCCGACGAACCAAGGGCAGGTTCCGGGCAACGGAGCGATGACGCGGGTGATCGCCACCGCGACCGGCGTGGAGCCCGTGGTGGCGGGGAAGCCCGAGCCTCCTCTGCACAGGGAGTCGATCCTGCGGACCGGGGCCGAGCGGCCGCTGATCGTGGGGGACCGGCTCGACACCGACATCGAGGCGGCGACGCGCGCGAAGGTGGACAGCCTGCTCGTGCTGACGGGAGTGACCGGGCCGATGGATCTGCTGACGGCGCCGCCGGAGCACCGTCCCACGCATATCGGGGCCGACCTGTCCGCACTCCTGCAGCCGCCCGCGCCCGTCGCCCATGAGGGGGATCGGTGGACCAGGGAGGACTGGACAGCGCGATGGGAGGACGGTCGTCTGCGTCTAACAGGGCAAGGGCAGACCCTGGACGGCCTGCGGGTCGCCTGCGCGGCGGTCTGGGCCCACACGACCGCGGACAGGCCTGACGAGGACACCCTCAAACAGGCCGCAGAAGCACTGGACCTCTGA
- a CDS encoding SCP2 sterol-binding domain-containing protein — protein MATVDECRAALDKLTEQFGELDDEARAKHVVDRSLSCRITDLDVTFYGRIHQDGLEPFTDVPPDNGRPAEVRIRISSDDLLSLVNGELDMGRALFGGRVKIDASLGDLLRLRKLL, from the coding sequence ATGGCGACCGTCGATGAGTGCCGGGCGGCGTTGGACAAGCTCACCGAGCAGTTCGGCGAGCTGGACGACGAGGCACGCGCCAAGCATGTGGTCGACAGGAGCCTGAGCTGCCGCATCACCGATCTGGACGTGACCTTCTACGGCAGAATCCACCAGGACGGCCTCGAACCGTTCACCGACGTGCCCCCCGACAACGGGCGGCCCGCCGAGGTCCGCATCCGCATCTCCAGCGACGACCTGCTCTCCCTGGTGAACGGCGAACTGGACATGGGAAGAGCGCTGTTCGGCGGCCGCGTGAAGATCGACGCCAGCCTCGGCGACCTCCTCCGCCTCAGAAAACTCCTGTGA